TTGtataaataaaactaataagCCTGACCAAATACTCAGGTGTAGCTGTTAACAAGAAAGACTGCCCTGCGTTCTCCTAAAAAATATTAGTTATCCAACATGAAATAGTTCAGCACTCACTATGGGAAGACGGACTTGACTTTTTCAATATCCAAGGATTGCTGAAGAGACACTGGAACTCCAAGTTTGATCTGTAGTTTCATTTCTCCAAATGTGACTCCAGGAATGGAACCTACATAACACCTTGCCATTAGTcctaattataatattaaaataacgaAAGTAGGAAcgtttttcaacaaaaaaacaaTTTGCAGAAGCCAAAAGTGACCATAAAATTGAGAATctgaacacaaaaataaatcCAGAACAATGAAAGAACAAGGAACTAATTTCAGAAACTCATATCTCATGCCAAACGTGATTAATTAAGCAGATAACAAATAGCGCGAGAATATGAAACTCACTAGGACATACCTCTACGGAATGCTGGAATCGAATTGGAAGAGATGGCATCCCTGCAGGCTCGCATTGCAGCGGCCGTGATATCTTGGCTGTGGCAAAAGAGAAATCCAGTCGTTAATCTCATTATTTTCCCGCTGAAAATGAGTCTGTAATTGTATTCCCCAAATTAACACTTGTAACAAGGAAAACAACTGAAAATTCACCCATGTTGATCGTAGCCAACGCCCATCTCGACGAACAAGAGCTTCATGGGCGGAACTGTGCTACCAGCAGGTGCAGATTTTCCACCTTGCTCGACCTCCATGGACGACACAGCAGTAACTTTGACAAGGCGAGAAATTCGAGGCCGTGTAAGAGAGCAGATCAAATGCGCAGATGGAGAAAGATAATTAGAAAGAGAGTAAGAACGAAACCTAAAATCAGTTACACAACAGAATTGCGGATTCAGAACTATGGAACCTGTCATCTGCATTGCTAGATGCGTAAAAAAGACGCTATGAACCCATGTTCATAGTTGGAAGGGGATTTTGAAGTTGTTTCGAGATGGGTATGGATTGTGGAatgcattttcaaatttttaatttaaaaaaataagttattttagaaAAGTTTATAGTGTTGCCATtcgaattttttttaagtattttaaacaatttttataaaacaaaattgaataaaaattagatttttttaaaatattcttttaaatcCATTCAAATAGACCTTTAATTGGattcaaatatcattttgatattaaaattagacttttttttccctttttgcaaataaataaaattagattgGTTCGTAAATTGTTAACAAGTTTTGTCTCTGCATTCTTAATAATTCACAGAATTAGTACATATTATTTGTTCATATGTTAATAGTTTGGAAATCAGATTTagtgtatcccataaggatcaaatccttagctccatacaccagcttgtagtccctcgttcttctaagatacttgaTGATATTCTTAAGCACAATTCAGTTGTCTGACCCTAGATTGGATtagtacctactgactattcccaatACATAACAAATGTCTAGCTTAGTGcagagcataacatacattaagttgTCTACAtctgaggcatagggaatacgtctcatatcctcaacttcttgagatgtcttaggacattgtttctTAGACAAGTAAACCTCGTGCCTGAATGGTAATAAACTCTTCTTAGAATTCTGCGTCGAATATcaagtcaacattttgtcgatataagttACTTGAGACAAAGCCAacattctgttcttgcgatccctaatgatttggatcccaagtacaTATTGCAcctctccaaaatctttcatttggaattgggctgcCAGCCATTCCTTAATGTCAGTGAGATACCCaaaatcattctcaatgagtagaatattatccacataaagtattaagaaagctactttatcattgatgattttcttgtagatacaaggttcataaacgttttgatcaaaaccaaaagatttgatcgttgtatcaaatctaatgttccaagatctagacgtctgcttcaacccataaatggatcgattcagctcgccaaatttttgttcttgaccttgggctataaaCCCCATGGGCTGAGACATAAGATGTTCttttcaagattgtcattcagaaaataagtcttgacatccattttccatatctcatagtcataatatttggctatggacaagagaattcttatagacttaagcataaaAACAGGGGAAAAAGTTCCCTCATAGACAACCATTTccctctaggtataaccctttgctacaagtttAGCTTTGAAGGTTTATACCTTTCCAACtacatctctttttcttttgtagatccattaacACCCTATGGGTTTGAGCCCTTTATGCGAATATATAAGCTCCCATACTGAATTaagagtacatagactccatttcaaggtccatgacgTTGACCCATTGGTCATTGTCTACGTCATTCACTAcctgtttataggacaatggatccttaaaaCCATCATCTGAAATGACAACCtaagttttagttaaacccgaGCAACGGTCAGGTTgtatcacaaccctcccactacattgaggtactctggacgattgagaaggacgagactAACCTGAAGTgttggcttcttcattaactaTTGGTGAAGGACCAACTGCATCAACAACCTTGgttgattcttcagtagcttcacttaatactattttgctacgtggtttatgatctctcatgtggtcttcctttaaacatgtagcatttgtcaataaaaacaccttattttcttgagggtcaTGAAACataccacctctcgtttccttaatgaaaccaacaaattggcataaccttgaacggGGTTTCAACTTCTTAGAATTTatcactaacacatgtgcaggATATTCTGAAGTAATGTAAACTCAGTTTACGCTCCCttcataactcgaaaggtgcttcagaaacactcttcgagggaacatttttcaagatgtgaactgtagtctctactgcatacccccaaaataAATTAGGCAATTTacgcatagctcatcatagaacgaaccatatctaataagattctatttctcctctctgatatactattctgctgaggtgtaccaggtgctgaaagttgggattgaatt
The nucleotide sequence above comes from Benincasa hispida cultivar B227 chromosome 3, ASM972705v1, whole genome shotgun sequence. Encoded proteins:
- the LOC120074614 gene encoding uncharacterized protein LOC120074614 isoform X1, producing MQMTGSIVLNPQFCCVTDFRFRSYSLSNYLSPSAHLICSLTRPRISRLVKVTAVSSMEVEQGGKSAPAGSTVPPMKLLFVEMGVGYDQHGQDITAAAMRACRDAISSNSIPAFRRGSIPGVTFGEMKLQIKLGVPVSLQQSLDIEKVKSVFPYGKILNVEVVDGGLICSSGVHVEEMGDKNDDCYIVNAAVYVGY
- the LOC120074614 gene encoding uncharacterized protein LOC120074614 isoform X2 gives rise to the protein MQMTVTAVSSMEVEQGGKSAPAGSTVPPMKLLFVEMGVGYDQHGQDITAAAMRACRDAISSNSIPAFRRGSIPGVTFGEMKLQIKLGVPVSLQQSLDIEKVKSVFPYGKILNVEVVDGGLICSSGVHVEEMGDKNDDCYIVNAAVYVGY
- the LOC120074614 gene encoding uncharacterized protein LOC120074614 isoform X3 encodes the protein MEVEQGGKSAPAGSTVPPMKLLFVEMGVGYDQHGQDITAAAMRACRDAISSNSIPAFRRGSIPGVTFGEMKLQIKLGVPVSLQQSLDIEKVKSVFPYGKILNVEVVDGGLICSSGVHVEEMGDKNDDCYIVNAAVYVGY